The nucleotide sequence TTCGGTTTAGTATTTCCGGACCTACTTTCCTCCATCAATTTTATCAGAAAAACAAATCAAGAAGAGATCAAAACTTCTATGATGAGACTTTCGGATGCGAATGAAACAAGACTCTATGAGTATCTGGGAGAATTAGGAAAGACGAATACACCCATCCGCAAATTCAAAAAATTCCTGCAAAATTCTTATCTGAGAGCGGCCGGAATAAGAGATAATAAATGTGTGATTTTAGTGGGACTAGACGGATCAAGGCAAGAGGTAGATCTTTCTTTCCGTGGACTTAAAAAACTCTGGAAAAAAGGCGGAGCGATCTATGCGGGAGAAAAGCTGGGACAAAATTGGATCCATAGCAGATACAATATGCCGTTTTTAAGAAATCATGTCATGCAGCACGGAATGGGTGTGGATACGATGGAAACTTCCAGTACGTACGATAAGCTGGAAGATCTGCATAAAGCGGGGATCGAGTCCCTACAAAATTCAATCCCCGGTTCGATCGCTATGTGCCATTTATCTCATAGTTATCACGAAGGAGCTTGTTTGTATTATACGATCTTATTTCCGATGGATCCGAAAAAACCGGAAGATCAATGGCTTAAAATGAAAAGAGCCGTTTCGGATACATTCACTTCTTTTAAAGTCCCGATCAGTCACCATCATGGAGTCGGTTTCGATCATAAAAAATGGTACGAATCTAGCTTAGGTAAACCCGGGATTGAAGCCCTAAACGGATTAAAAAAAGTATTGGATCAAAAGGAAATTTTGAACCCTGGGAAATTATTCCATTCTTAAAAATACTTCGATACCGGGACCCAATATCGGACAAGCCTGGGAAAAATCCCAGGCAATTCAGTTCAAGTAAAGACTGGGCGTCTTCTTTCTAGAATGGATTTCATTCCTTCCTGTCCGTTGGCGCTAGCGATCGCTTGTGCCAAAAGCTCTACATCTCTTTTTTCTAAAGTATCCGCAAGCAAACGTTGGGAATCCCTAAGAGCAATTTTCACGCCAACTACGGATTCCATTGCCATGTCTTGGAATTGAGAACACCATTTTCTGGCTTTAGGAATTACTTCTTCCGGAGTGGCAGATTCTTCGATCAGTCCTACCTCTACAGCCTCATCAGCTTTTAAACCTCTTCCGCTGTACAATAAGTCTCTTGCGGTTTTCATTCCGACTAGATCTTTCAGAACGGTTCCGGCAGTGGACGGGAAATTGATACCGATCAAAGATTCAGGAAAACCTAATCTTCCTTTTTTTTCCACAAGGATTCTATAATCGGAGAATATAGCAATCACCGCTCCCACTCCCATTGAGTGACCGTTCATTGCACAAACCACAGGTTTAGGAGAGAATAAAACTTTTCCGCAGGCACCTAATGCTTCTCGAAGTACTTCCTTGATCTCTTCCAAGTTTTTACCCACGAAAATTTCCGGATCGAATCCGTTTGAAAAAAACTTATCGTTCCTTCCGGAAAGAATGATGGATTTTACGGATCTATCGTTTTCCGCTTGTACCAGGACTTCCCTAAATTTTCGAAAAAATTCCCTGCCTAAAGAATTGGTCTCGTTTGTTTTGATATAAAGTTCTAAAATATGACCGTTTTTTTCCACGTCCAACATATTCACTTTCCTTAATATTAAAATCCGAACAACATTTCGTTCAATTTATCAATGCGAGATACTTTTTTCATCTTGATCTCGATACGATTTTGATCGGCTCCATCCGCTCTGGAAACGATACGAGTGATCGTTGTTTTAGGAGGAAATTCAACTTGTCCTTGGACACTCGTGACTGCTTTTACGTTCTTCCCGCTGGAATCCCATTCCACGGAACGAATACCATTTTCCGCAGTGTAGTAAGTCCATTCTTCTCCCGGTTTTCTGACGAGCACAATTCCATCGTTCGGCTGAACGAGCGTCCATTGTGGCTTGAACAATTCCGCATTTCGATTGGATAGAAGATAATAGATCACCGGAAAAGGAACTACTGTCTGCTTTCTGGTATTCGGATCGGAAAGTATAATATCGTCCATGGCCTGTTCATGTATCTTATCCACGGAAACCGTTTTGATACGGATCGTTTGCCCGTCGCTAAACACTTTAGAAACGCTGATCCCGAATAATTGATCGGTCAGTTCTATCTGCATTTTGCCTGACGGCTTATCGTAAAAAATCTTTCCCGCCAAAGAGAATACGTCCTTCTTAGGAAAAAAATTCTGTATCCTTATATCGAACTCTCCCGTATAAGAAGTATTCGATTCTTCTAATTTACGAAGCGCTTCTAGATATTTGGAACCTTCCTTGGATTTTGCGCTCCAAAATTTTATTTTTCCCTTTTGACGAAAATTGATCTCTTCTATATCCGTCGTCACACAGGATTGGAACAATAGAATAAAAAAGTAAAGTGATCCGAATACAAAGATCCGGTTTAAATGGTTTGTTCTCAAAACAGTCCTCCCGGCCATTATGATTTATTTGAGACCGGATTCGTTCTTAACCTCTCCAATTTTTCCCGAATTCGAAGTTTGTCTTCCTTCTTTTGAAAAAGAGTTTCCGATTTTTCCCAGAATCTTCTGGCATCAGCAAATTCTCTTCTTTCATGATGAACATCGCCTAAATGTTCACAGATAGTAGGATCATATTCGTTTTTATCCTGTAAAATTTGAAATGCAAGATTCAAATGTAAAAGAGCCTCATCCACTCTTCCCTTTTTGTAATAGATCCAGCCTAAACTATCTTGGTAAGCCTCGTTATCGGGAGCAAGCTCCACCGCTTTTCGGATGAGATCAAGTGCCTCGTCCAAACGGATTCCCTTTTCGGAATAATGATAACCTAAGTAATTATATGCGATCGGATTTTCAGGATCTAACTCCATAGACTTACGAAGGTCCGCTTCCATCTCCGGGATCCTTCCTAATTTTTCCAATGCAGAAGCTCTATAAAAATGATACACGGAAGATTTAGGTTCCAATCGGATCGCTTGTTCGAACGCCCCCCGACTCTCCTCCAATTTATCGGATTGGAATAGTACGATCCCTAAAAGATAGTACGCATAATGATTGTTCGGATCATTTTTGAGAATATTCTGTATGATCTCTTCCGATTCCTGGACCTTTCCGGGAGGATTTCCTCTTAGCAAAAACGCCAAATGTAATTCGTATTTTTTAGAATCCTCCGGTGAGGGAGTATATTGGATCGCTTTACGAACCGAAATGATGGATCTAAATACGGAACCGGATTGTTCGTATACGCCCGCTAAAAAGTCGTATTGTTCCGCAAGAATGCGAGGATCTAGTTTTTCTTCTTCCGTGATCTTGATCGATTCAAGGAGTAAAGTTTCCGCAAGGGTGGTCAATTGGGATTGGAGTGCAATGGAGGCGACTTCTACCAATTCTTTAATATATTCCTTTTTATTAATATTTGGATCTCTTTTTTGGATCTCCAAAACCCCGAGGCGTATGGATAATCGTTTGGGAAATTTTTCTTTTAATGGAAAGAGAATACGTCTAGCATCCGAATATTTGGAATTTAGTACCGAATAAAGCCCGAAAAGGACCCCGTCCTTATTCAACTTTCCTTTCTTTTTTAGATCCTCGAAATAACCCGCCGCCATGGATCTACTTTCTATAAAGTACATTTCCCCCAACATCAGCTCCACGGAAGAATTTCCTTGGATCTCCTGCAGAATTCTTTGCAGTTGTTTTTTTGCTTGAGAAAACTTGCCTAGCTGGTCCAAAATTTTCGCGAGTAAAAATCGGATTTCCCAGTTTTCAGGTCTCATCTCCAAATAACCGGAAATATAAAAGAGTGCCTTCGTATTTTGGCCTAAAGCAAAATACGTCTTTCCTAGAGATAAATAAACGAATTCGGGATATTTAGGATTGGAATCTTTTTGTTTGATCAGATCTCTGAGAGAACTCAAATACAGAACGGATTTTGCATCATTCTTCAAAGCAAGCTCGGCAGAACTCAATAAATAATAGAAATCAGGATCTTCCGAAAACTTACTCAGATGAGTTTCTAAATAGGTCGCAGCCTTTTCATATTCTCCGCTATTTAAAAGAATGGTACCTTTCAAAATATAGGATTCTCTAAAATATGGGTCTGACTTTTCCGCCAAGTCCAGTTCGGAAACCGCGTCCTTCCACTGTCCTAAATAATAATGCGCCAACGCCTTATTCCAACGAAACACCGCGGAAACAGGAGATCCTACGGATTCGGAACAACGGATATAATCCTGGAAATTTCGGACAGCTTCTATGATCTCTTCCGTTCTTTCTCTTCCTTCCGAATTCCTGGCCTTATTCAAACTCTCTAATCCGAGAGAATAATAATAGGCCGGCCACACGGCTCTTGCCCTTCCGGAAGAATCGGTGTCCCTACATACGAAAACGGTGTTTGTATTACGGGGAGAAGAAAGTAAGGCACCTGCATCCAGAAGGGATACCAGAAGGATCGGAATAATGCTTGCGTGTTTCATAATCCCCGGACTTGTATAGGGTTTGGAATCGAAAAAAGCGAAATCTTCACTCTCTCTACTCTCAAGCGAGGGACTCTATTCGTCTAACGAATTTTCCGGAACTTAAGGAAAGAAATTGTTCAGCATTCTTAAAGAAAAGAAAAAGTTATTCTTAACACTTTTGTTGATTTGGACCCTGGCAGCGATCTATATCTATCCCAGGAGATTTCAAATTTTACGTTCCTTCGCACTTTGGTTGGAACCTACCGTCCTAAATCCTTCCCTTTCCGCAAAATTGCAGTCCAAGGGAGACGATCTATTATCTGAAAAAATTGAATATAGACAAATTGAACATTATCTCCGAACGGACCAACTGTCCAAAGCCTGCGTACGTGCCTATAGAATAGGGAAGGAAGGTACAGGAGATATATTCAGGATCCCAAGTTGGATGGAAGCAA is from Leptospira sp. WS58.C1 and encodes:
- a CDS encoding tetratricopeptide repeat protein, translating into MKHASIIPILLVSLLDAGALLSSPRNTNTVFVCRDTDSSGRARAVWPAYYYSLGLESLNKARNSEGRERTEEIIEAVRNFQDYIRCSESVGSPVSAVFRWNKALAHYYLGQWKDAVSELDLAEKSDPYFRESYILKGTILLNSGEYEKAATYLETHLSKFSEDPDFYYLLSSAELALKNDAKSVLYLSSLRDLIKQKDSNPKYPEFVYLSLGKTYFALGQNTKALFYISGYLEMRPENWEIRFLLAKILDQLGKFSQAKKQLQRILQEIQGNSSVELMLGEMYFIESRSMAAGYFEDLKKKGKLNKDGVLFGLYSVLNSKYSDARRILFPLKEKFPKRLSIRLGVLEIQKRDPNINKKEYIKELVEVASIALQSQLTTLAETLLLESIKITEEEKLDPRILAEQYDFLAGVYEQSGSVFRSIISVRKAIQYTPSPEDSKKYELHLAFLLRGNPPGKVQESEEIIQNILKNDPNNHYAYYLLGIVLFQSDKLEESRGAFEQAIRLEPKSSVYHFYRASALEKLGRIPEMEADLRKSMELDPENPIAYNYLGYHYSEKGIRLDEALDLIRKAVELAPDNEAYQDSLGWIYYKKGRVDEALLHLNLAFQILQDKNEYDPTICEHLGDVHHERREFADARRFWEKSETLFQKKEDKLRIREKLERLRTNPVSNKS
- a CDS encoding enoyl-CoA hydratase/isomerase family protein, coding for MLDVEKNGHILELYIKTNETNSLGREFFRKFREVLVQAENDRSVKSIILSGRNDKFFSNGFDPEIFVGKNLEEIKEVLREALGACGKVLFSPKPVVCAMNGHSMGVGAVIAIFSDYRILVEKKGRLGFPESLIGINFPSTAGTVLKDLVGMKTARDLLYSGRGLKADEAVEVGLIEESATPEEVIPKARKWCSQFQDMAMESVVGVKIALRDSQRLLADTLEKRDVELLAQAIASANGQEGMKSILERRRPVFT